From a single Solanum dulcamara chromosome 4, daSolDulc1.2, whole genome shotgun sequence genomic region:
- the LOC129886826 gene encoding ent-kaurenoic acid oxidase 2-like isoform X1, giving the protein MGFWFMMMVTIICLIFGFMKWLLSNVNVWYYEKVKLGDVSLSLPPGDLGWPFIGTMWSFLRVFKSSNPDSFISSFVTRFGRTGIYKTVMFGSPSVIVTTPEACRRVLNDDESFKPGWPTSTMELIGKKSFIGISSEEHKWLRKLTAAPVNGHEALSIYIKYIEERVISALDKWSSMGEIEFLTHLRKLTFQIIMYIFLSTESEQVMDALEKEYTTLNYGVRSMAINLPGFAYHKALKARKRLVAIFQSIVDDRRARREKRGPEDKKDMMDILLEVEDENGRKLNDEEIIDVLVMYLNAGHESSGHITMWATHFLQKHPEIFKKAKAEQEAIVKNRPPDQKGLTLKEIRQMDYLSKVIDETLRLITFSFVVFREAKEDVSLHGYTIPKGWKVLVWFRTVHLDPEIYKDPLEFNPSRWDGLTPKAGTFLPFGGGGRLCPGNDLAKIEISIFLHYFLLDYELERKNPSCPVMYLPHCRPKDNYLGKVKRVSSTASAA; this is encoded by the exons ATGGGGTTTTGGTTTATGATGATGGTTACTATTATATGTCTGATATTTGGGTTCATGAAATGGTTACTTTCAAATGTGAATGTTTGGTACTATGAAAAAGTAAAGTTGGGTGATGTGAGTTTATCATTGCCACCAGGTGATTTAGGCTGGCCTTTCATTGGTACTATGTGGTCCTTCCTCAGAGTTTTCAAGTCCAGCAATCCTGATTCATTCATCTCTTCCTTTGTTACCAG ATTCGGACGAACGGGAATATACAAGACAGTGATGTTTGGCAGTCCAAGTGTGATTGTTACAACACCAGAGGCATGCAGGAGAGTTTTAAATGATGATGAATCCTTCAAACCTGGCTGGCCAACTTCTACTATGGAACTCATTGgtaaaaaatcatttattgGTATTTCATCTGAAGAACACAAATGGTTAAGGAAACTAACTGCAGCACCTGTGAATGGTCACGAGGCGTTGTCGATTTACATCAAATATATTGAAGAAAGAGTGATATCAGCATTGGATAAATGGTCATCCATGGGAGAAATTGAGTTCTTAACACATCTGAGAAAGCTAACTTTTCAGATTATTATGTACATTTTCCTTAGTACTGAAAGTGAACAAGTCATGGATGCTTTAGAAAAGGAATACACAACTTTGAATTATGGTGTTAGATCTATGGCTATCAACTTGCCAGGATTTGCTTATCATAAAGCACTCAAG GCGCGTAAAAGGCTTGTGGCGATCTTCCAATCAATCGTGGATGACAGAAGGGCGAGGAGGGAAAAAAGAGGGCCAGAAGACAAGAAAGACATGATGGATATTCTACTAGAAgttgaagatgaaaatggaagaaaattgaatGATGAGGAGATTATTGATGTTTTGGTAATGTATCTTAATGCTGGTCATGAATCTTCAGGTCATATAACTATGTGGGCTACCCATTTTCTGCAGAAACATCCTGAAATCTTCAAGAAAGCTAAG GCAGAGCAAGAGGCTATTGTGAAAAATAGGCCACCTGACCAAAAGGGCCTAACACTCAAAGAAATTAGGCAAATGGACTACCTCTCAAAG GTGATCGATGAAACGCTTCGTTTGATTACCTTCTCCTTTGTGGTCTTCCGTGAGGCAAAGGAAGATGTTTCTCTTCATG GTTATACCATTCCCAAAGGATGGAAAGTTTTGGTTTGGTTTAGAACTGTTCATTTGGATCCTGAAATCTATAAGGATCCATTGGAGTTTAACCCTTCTAGATGGGAT GGACTAACACCAAAGGCAGGAACATTCCTTCCTTTTGGAGGAGGAGGCAGATTGTGCCCTGGAAATGACCTTGCTAAGATTGAAATATCTATttttctccattattttcttctgGATTATGA GCTTGAAAGGAAAAATCCCTCTTGCCCAGTGATGTATTTGCCTCATTGTAGGCCTAAGGATAACTACTTGGGCAAAGTGAAAAGAGTCTCATCAACTGCTAGTGCTGCATAG
- the LOC129886826 gene encoding ent-kaurenoic acid oxidase 1-like isoform X2, translating to MVKLHDSKGFGRTGIYKTVMFGSPSVIVTTPEACRRVLNDDESFKPGWPTSTMELIGKKSFIGISSEEHKWLRKLTAAPVNGHEALSIYIKYIEERVISALDKWSSMGEIEFLTHLRKLTFQIIMYIFLSTESEQVMDALEKEYTTLNYGVRSMAINLPGFAYHKALKARKRLVAIFQSIVDDRRARREKRGPEDKKDMMDILLEVEDENGRKLNDEEIIDVLVMYLNAGHESSGHITMWATHFLQKHPEIFKKAKAEQEAIVKNRPPDQKGLTLKEIRQMDYLSKVIDETLRLITFSFVVFREAKEDVSLHGYTIPKGWKVLVWFRTVHLDPEIYKDPLEFNPSRWDGLTPKAGTFLPFGGGGRLCPGNDLAKIEISIFLHYFLLDYELERKNPSCPVMYLPHCRPKDNYLGKVKRVSSTASAA from the exons ATGGTCAAGCTACATGATTCAAAGGG ATTCGGACGAACGGGAATATACAAGACAGTGATGTTTGGCAGTCCAAGTGTGATTGTTACAACACCAGAGGCATGCAGGAGAGTTTTAAATGATGATGAATCCTTCAAACCTGGCTGGCCAACTTCTACTATGGAACTCATTGgtaaaaaatcatttattgGTATTTCATCTGAAGAACACAAATGGTTAAGGAAACTAACTGCAGCACCTGTGAATGGTCACGAGGCGTTGTCGATTTACATCAAATATATTGAAGAAAGAGTGATATCAGCATTGGATAAATGGTCATCCATGGGAGAAATTGAGTTCTTAACACATCTGAGAAAGCTAACTTTTCAGATTATTATGTACATTTTCCTTAGTACTGAAAGTGAACAAGTCATGGATGCTTTAGAAAAGGAATACACAACTTTGAATTATGGTGTTAGATCTATGGCTATCAACTTGCCAGGATTTGCTTATCATAAAGCACTCAAG GCGCGTAAAAGGCTTGTGGCGATCTTCCAATCAATCGTGGATGACAGAAGGGCGAGGAGGGAAAAAAGAGGGCCAGAAGACAAGAAAGACATGATGGATATTCTACTAGAAgttgaagatgaaaatggaagaaaattgaatGATGAGGAGATTATTGATGTTTTGGTAATGTATCTTAATGCTGGTCATGAATCTTCAGGTCATATAACTATGTGGGCTACCCATTTTCTGCAGAAACATCCTGAAATCTTCAAGAAAGCTAAG GCAGAGCAAGAGGCTATTGTGAAAAATAGGCCACCTGACCAAAAGGGCCTAACACTCAAAGAAATTAGGCAAATGGACTACCTCTCAAAG GTGATCGATGAAACGCTTCGTTTGATTACCTTCTCCTTTGTGGTCTTCCGTGAGGCAAAGGAAGATGTTTCTCTTCATG GTTATACCATTCCCAAAGGATGGAAAGTTTTGGTTTGGTTTAGAACTGTTCATTTGGATCCTGAAATCTATAAGGATCCATTGGAGTTTAACCCTTCTAGATGGGAT GGACTAACACCAAAGGCAGGAACATTCCTTCCTTTTGGAGGAGGAGGCAGATTGTGCCCTGGAAATGACCTTGCTAAGATTGAAATATCTATttttctccattattttcttctgGATTATGA GCTTGAAAGGAAAAATCCCTCTTGCCCAGTGATGTATTTGCCTCATTGTAGGCCTAAGGATAACTACTTGGGCAAAGTGAAAAGAGTCTCATCAACTGCTAGTGCTGCATAG
- the LOC129886826 gene encoding ent-kaurenoic acid oxidase 1-like isoform X3: protein MFGSPSVIVTTPEACRRVLNDDESFKPGWPTSTMELIGKKSFIGISSEEHKWLRKLTAAPVNGHEALSIYIKYIEERVISALDKWSSMGEIEFLTHLRKLTFQIIMYIFLSTESEQVMDALEKEYTTLNYGVRSMAINLPGFAYHKALKARKRLVAIFQSIVDDRRARREKRGPEDKKDMMDILLEVEDENGRKLNDEEIIDVLVMYLNAGHESSGHITMWATHFLQKHPEIFKKAKAEQEAIVKNRPPDQKGLTLKEIRQMDYLSKVIDETLRLITFSFVVFREAKEDVSLHGYTIPKGWKVLVWFRTVHLDPEIYKDPLEFNPSRWDGLTPKAGTFLPFGGGGRLCPGNDLAKIEISIFLHYFLLDYELERKNPSCPVMYLPHCRPKDNYLGKVKRVSSTASAA, encoded by the exons ATGTTTGGCAGTCCAAGTGTGATTGTTACAACACCAGAGGCATGCAGGAGAGTTTTAAATGATGATGAATCCTTCAAACCTGGCTGGCCAACTTCTACTATGGAACTCATTGgtaaaaaatcatttattgGTATTTCATCTGAAGAACACAAATGGTTAAGGAAACTAACTGCAGCACCTGTGAATGGTCACGAGGCGTTGTCGATTTACATCAAATATATTGAAGAAAGAGTGATATCAGCATTGGATAAATGGTCATCCATGGGAGAAATTGAGTTCTTAACACATCTGAGAAAGCTAACTTTTCAGATTATTATGTACATTTTCCTTAGTACTGAAAGTGAACAAGTCATGGATGCTTTAGAAAAGGAATACACAACTTTGAATTATGGTGTTAGATCTATGGCTATCAACTTGCCAGGATTTGCTTATCATAAAGCACTCAAG GCGCGTAAAAGGCTTGTGGCGATCTTCCAATCAATCGTGGATGACAGAAGGGCGAGGAGGGAAAAAAGAGGGCCAGAAGACAAGAAAGACATGATGGATATTCTACTAGAAgttgaagatgaaaatggaagaaaattgaatGATGAGGAGATTATTGATGTTTTGGTAATGTATCTTAATGCTGGTCATGAATCTTCAGGTCATATAACTATGTGGGCTACCCATTTTCTGCAGAAACATCCTGAAATCTTCAAGAAAGCTAAG GCAGAGCAAGAGGCTATTGTGAAAAATAGGCCACCTGACCAAAAGGGCCTAACACTCAAAGAAATTAGGCAAATGGACTACCTCTCAAAG GTGATCGATGAAACGCTTCGTTTGATTACCTTCTCCTTTGTGGTCTTCCGTGAGGCAAAGGAAGATGTTTCTCTTCATG GTTATACCATTCCCAAAGGATGGAAAGTTTTGGTTTGGTTTAGAACTGTTCATTTGGATCCTGAAATCTATAAGGATCCATTGGAGTTTAACCCTTCTAGATGGGAT GGACTAACACCAAAGGCAGGAACATTCCTTCCTTTTGGAGGAGGAGGCAGATTGTGCCCTGGAAATGACCTTGCTAAGATTGAAATATCTATttttctccattattttcttctgGATTATGA GCTTGAAAGGAAAAATCCCTCTTGCCCAGTGATGTATTTGCCTCATTGTAGGCCTAAGGATAACTACTTGGGCAAAGTGAAAAGAGTCTCATCAACTGCTAGTGCTGCATAG
- the LOC129886828 gene encoding uncharacterized protein LOC129886828 has product MDLAPEHLQNLSLASIFKESLSIPKRSPQTFYRITFSLILPLSFAILAHSFFTHPILSQLHENPSASHASQWTKLLFYQFCYLVFLLAFSLLSTSAVVFTVASLYTSKQVSFASIITAMPSILRRLFITFIWVFLSMLVYNAVLSFFIVLMLIAFESKSKNSVALFLVSVFVLSVFFLVVHVYLSALWHLASVITVLEPIQGLAALNKSYELLKGKIRMAAVLVLGYLVIFGVISSAFGSIVVDGGGYNVFARIVIGGILIGVLVVVILVGLLVQSLFYYVCKSYHNERIDKSALYNHLGGYLGEYYEPLKGNMQIDDSLEVEMKGGEAA; this is encoded by the coding sequence ATGGATCTGGCACCAGAACACCTCCAAAACTTGAGTTTAGCTTCAATTTTCAAAGAATCACTTTCCATCCCAAAGAGATCTCCACAAACTTTTTACAGAATCACTTTTAGCTTAATCCTGCCACTCTCTTTTGCAATCTTAGCCCATTCCTTCTTCACCCATCCAATTCTTTCTCAACTCCATGAAAACCCAAGTGCTTCTCATGCTTCTCAATGGACCAAACTCCTTTTCTACCAATTCTGCTACTTGGTTTTCCTCTTGGCCTTCTCCCTCCTCTCAACCTCTGCTGTTGTTTTCACTGTCGCTTCTCTTTACACTTCAAAGCAAGTATCTTTCGCCTCAATAATCACTGCTATGCCTAGTATCTTGAGGCGCCTCTTCATTACTTTCATATGGGTTTTCCTTTCCATGCTTGTTTACAACGCTGTCTTGTCCTTTTTCATTGTTCTTATGTTGATTGCCTTTGAGAGCAAAAGCAAGAACAGTGTTGCTCTGTTTTTAGTCTCTGTTTTTGTCCTCTCTGTTTTCTTCCTTGTTGTTCATGTCTACTTAAGTGCCTTATGGCATCTTGCTAGTGTGATTACTGTTCTTGAGCCAATTCAAGGCCTTGCTGCTTTAAACAAAAGCTATGAGTTGTTAAAAGGGAAAATTAGGATGGCGGCTGTGTTGGTTTTGGGGTACTTGGTGATTTTTGGTGTGATTAGTAGTGCTTTTGGTTCAATTGTGGTGGATGGCGGTGGGTACAATGTTTTTGCTAGAATTGTGATTGGAGGGATCTTGATTGGTGTGcttgtggttgtgattttggTGGGGCTTTTGGTGCAAAGCTTGTTTTACTATGTATGCAAGAGTTATCATAATGAGAGGATTGATAAGAGTGCTTTGTATAATCATCTTGGTGGGTATTTGGGTGAGTATTATGAACCTCTTAAAGGGAACATGCAAATTGATGATAGCTTGGAGGTGGAGATGAAAGGTGGAGAGGCTGCTTGA